A part of Plasmodium coatneyi strain Hackeri chromosome 8, complete sequence genomic DNA contains:
- a CDS encoding SICA antigen, protein MWGFSFRYFALAGKRRRYKRAHKIPGPPALGEKLLAHVDDQADGPYEYTLVKERRQPRSAPTGRTKRPKKRGVDGRVCHRTIIDIHLEVLDECQKEDLHSTKEDFLKILVEEFMGCVFMEQGKVAKEDVPKEQVQSSDSGFREERLCS, encoded by the exons ATGTGGGGATTCtcatttagg tatttTGCCTTGGCTGGTAAAAGGAGACGTTACAAAAGAGCTCATAAAATCCCTGGTCCTCCCGCGTTAGGAGAAAAACTCCTtgctcatgtggacgaccaggcagatggtccatatgaatataccttagtaaaggaacgcagacaaccaagatctgctCCAACGGGAAGAACGAAGAGGCCAAAAAAACGGGGTGTTGATGGCCGTGTGTGTCACcgtaccattattgatattcatttagaagtcttagacgaatgtcaaaaagagGATTTGCATTCGACAAAGGAGGACTTCCTTAAAATCCTTGtggaagaatttatgggatgTGTGTTTATGGAACAAGGGAAGGTtgctaaggaagatgttcctaaggaacaggtccaaagttcagattccgggtttagggaagaaagactttgttcctaa